A genomic stretch from Desulfurococcaceae archaeon MEX13E-LK6-19 includes:
- a CDS encoding Rrf2 family transcriptional regulator, with translation MNVDIEEIIAKLKTLGLSSYEAKAYIILLREGVLTSTEIAKKAHIPQPRVYDVLHGLEEKGLIVSSEGRPKLYRAIEPKTALQRLVEKIQEKIKESYENVVGLLEVLSKEKPRPGTGIIWRLEPLAKIKNSIIEAIEAAEHELLVSCYKHMFSFIEKPLIKAYKRGVSTCLVTYDEIEPITYVDEHRIKKTYGIVVALPDRKMVVFATDWYEPSEHTPSGYYTENKELVKLFTEYFLHNIRDLAKPVYTAFGEKVFLRRFVNVPRAIVMIDSLKKKGRKVVVRVKGKLVKNKKPIVVEGEPIDTLYDVYAGIARIIVKTSTGLKYSVGGWGAYLEDIESDVIEVIS, from the coding sequence ATGAATGTAGATATCGAGGAGATTATTGCTAAACTCAAAACCCTTGGTTTATCATCTTATGAAGCTAAAGCCTACATTATACTCTTACGTGAAGGAGTATTAACTAGTACAGAGATCGCTAAAAAAGCCCATATACCTCAACCAAGAGTATACGATGTACTTCATGGACTTGAAGAAAAAGGTCTTATCGTGTCTAGTGAAGGTAGACCTAAGCTTTATCGTGCGATAGAGCCAAAAACTGCCTTACAAAGACTTGTTGAAAAAATACAAGAGAAAATTAAGGAGAGCTACGAGAATGTTGTTGGTTTACTTGAGGTTTTAAGCAAGGAGAAACCTAGGCCTGGCACAGGTATAATATGGAGGCTTGAACCATTAGCCAAGATAAAGAATAGCATAATCGAAGCCATTGAGGCGGCTGAGCACGAGCTTCTAGTATCATGCTATAAGCATATGTTCTCATTCATAGAGAAACCATTGATCAAAGCATACAAGAGAGGTGTCTCAACATGTCTTGTCACTTATGACGAAATAGAGCCCATTACCTATGTCGACGAACACAGGATCAAGAAGACTTACGGTATAGTTGTCGCGCTTCCTGATAGGAAAATGGTGGTTTTTGCTACAGACTGGTATGAGCCCTCAGAGCATACTCCTTCGGGGTACTATACTGAAAACAAGGAGCTAGTCAAATTATTCACAGAATACTTCCTCCACAACATAAGAGATTTAGCTAAACCTGTCTACACCGCTTTTGGAGAAAAAGTCTTTCTAAGAAGGTTTGTTAATGTACCCAGAGCCATAGTAATGATCGACTCCTTAAAGAAGAAGGGAAGAAAAGTAGTTGTTAGAGTCAAAGGAAAACTCGTGAAAAATAAGAAACCGATAGTAGTTGAAGGAGAACCTATTGACACACTCTATGATGTCTATGCTGGTATTGCAAGAATAATTGTTAAGACAAGTACTGGGCTAAAATATAGCGTAGGAGGATGGGGTGCTTATCTAGAAGATATTGAATCTGATGTCATAGAAGTTATATCCTAG
- a CDS encoding HAD family phosphatase — translation MIYVFIWDFDGVIVFTPHEEAWRIAAETYGAKGFTHDFYLKHVAGRPRFEGGHAILELLGVYKAKGLVDSESKKKLLREFTNFKNKVFRELIERGVYEVNWSVIDFIIRAKREGIIQVLASASKNASPIAYKVIIKGYGVLANLFDIDVSGTGRSKEEVFKNAVEYVKENYGTIDCAIVFDDAPSGVKAGKKLGLKVVGYGGNELLEAGADLVVKEFKDLNPLVLIKELGCILK, via the coding sequence ATGATTTACGTGTTTATATGGGATTTCGATGGTGTCATAGTGTTTACTCCTCATGAGGAAGCATGGAGGATTGCTGCTGAAACATATGGTGCCAAGGGTTTTACACATGATTTCTACTTAAAGCATGTAGCTGGACGCCCGAGATTTGAAGGGGGGCATGCGATCTTAGAGCTTCTGGGAGTCTATAAAGCAAAAGGTCTTGTAGACAGTGAATCTAAGAAGAAGCTTTTGAGAGAATTTACTAATTTCAAGAATAAAGTCTTTCGCGAGCTCATTGAGAGAGGTGTCTATGAAGTTAATTGGAGTGTTATAGACTTCATTATCCGGGCTAAGAGAGAAGGCATAATTCAAGTACTTGCTTCTGCCTCGAAAAACGCTAGCCCCATAGCTTACAAAGTTATCATTAAAGGCTATGGCGTCTTGGCAAACCTATTTGATATAGATGTTAGTGGGACAGGCCGCTCTAAAGAAGAGGTTTTCAAGAATGCTGTAGAGTATGTTAAAGAAAACTATGGTACAATAGACTGTGCTATAGTTTTTGACGATGCACCCTCGGGAGTCAAAGCTGGTAAGAAACTTGGCTTAAAAGTCGTTGGCTATGGTGGTAATGAATTACTTGAAGCTGGAGCAGATCTTGTTGTTAAAGAATTCAAAGACCTTAACCCCCTGGTTCTGATCAAAGAGCTTGGGTGTATTTTAAAATGA
- a CDS encoding glycoside hydrolase family 65 protein: MKFIYKQNKLDYRMEEKLGTLLTLANGRFSIRGELELIPSRYGIFVSNVYDYAPVYYREIVNLPRPIGVYIIVNGEPLVFSKEAKYHIERILDINKGVLSTKITWERGGKKVLYESTRIVHKKNKFLAGLRFKIKTMGFNGKLTIISPIELDKTNPSFPEHVTIRHYKVLDKVDSKQGVGVIVETHDKKYRVGIASLLRPSGRNDFERIFIETGNVVGESIILDVNDGDEHVFTKYISVVRNIDVDNVLENALNVLVDALDKGWNTVYEEHVEAWESIWREIDLSIEGDPYAEKLLKFNAFHLLQLVDDEKDYIMIPARGLHGIGYRGHVFWDTDIYTLPFYTLIVGKAGRLVLNYRCNLLGKAIEYARSLGYNGARFPWECADDGYEAAPNEIPLDVLGKEKIPIYTGIEEEHITADIAFAVDYYYNATGDDYFMERCGLKIIFESARYWASRVKMKNGFYVLEKVMGPDEYHGHVNNSFYTNILVKKNMDLAIRYYYASRRKKKWLQVVRELGITLNEVNLWKEIRDKIYIPCNKDGFCEEFEGYMELKDYVIEDECFGEQCVPREILNRVEETKLVKQADVVAAMFILYDEFKKDVIRKNFEYYVKRTTHASSLSLPFYAGLAARLGLIDLAYKYFIRAAETDLNDIYGNTEHGFHVGAAGGVWYAFLHGFLGITLKNGEIKSIEPRLPDHWKRVSLNIIVGGNKKKVVVENKENVIHV, from the coding sequence ATGAAGTTTATTTACAAACAAAATAAGCTTGATTACCGTATGGAAGAAAAGTTGGGTACATTACTTACTCTAGCTAATGGTAGGTTTTCTATTCGTGGAGAACTAGAGCTTATACCATCACGGTATGGAATCTTTGTCAGTAATGTATACGATTACGCTCCGGTTTACTATAGGGAAATAGTTAATCTCCCAAGACCTATCGGAGTATATATCATAGTTAATGGGGAACCTTTGGTATTCAGTAAAGAAGCTAAGTACCACATAGAGCGTATATTAGATATAAACAAAGGTGTCTTATCAACGAAGATTACTTGGGAGCGTGGAGGCAAGAAAGTACTCTATGAAAGTACGAGAATAGTCCATAAGAAGAATAAGTTTCTTGCAGGGCTTCGTTTCAAGATAAAAACCATGGGTTTTAATGGGAAATTAACCATTATATCACCAATAGAACTTGATAAGACAAATCCTTCTTTTCCTGAACACGTTACTATAAGACACTATAAAGTTCTGGACAAAGTTGATAGCAAGCAAGGTGTTGGCGTTATAGTTGAGACTCATGACAAAAAATATAGAGTCGGTATAGCATCGCTTCTAAGACCTAGTGGAAGAAATGATTTCGAGAGAATTTTCATAGAGACGGGCAATGTTGTTGGAGAATCTATTATTCTTGATGTAAATGACGGGGATGAACATGTGTTTACAAAATACATTAGTGTGGTAAGAAATATTGATGTAGATAATGTTCTCGAGAATGCATTGAATGTACTTGTTGATGCTCTAGATAAAGGATGGAATACCGTATATGAAGAACATGTTGAAGCATGGGAGTCTATTTGGAGAGAAATAGACTTATCTATAGAAGGTGACCCATACGCTGAGAAGTTGTTGAAGTTTAATGCATTTCATCTACTACAGTTAGTTGATGATGAGAAGGATTATATTATGATCCCTGCTCGCGGACTACATGGCATAGGTTATAGAGGGCATGTTTTCTGGGATACAGATATCTATACACTCCCGTTCTACACGCTAATAGTTGGCAAAGCAGGTAGATTGGTGCTTAACTATAGATGTAATCTTCTCGGTAAGGCAATAGAGTATGCTAGATCCCTTGGATATAATGGAGCCAGATTCCCGTGGGAATGTGCTGACGATGGTTATGAGGCAGCACCTAACGAGATTCCTCTCGATGTCCTTGGCAAGGAGAAGATACCGATCTATACTGGTATAGAGGAAGAACATATTACGGCTGATATAGCTTTTGCTGTAGACTATTATTACAATGCTACAGGAGACGACTACTTCATGGAAAGATGTGGTTTGAAGATAATATTTGAGTCTGCTAGGTATTGGGCTAGTCGTGTAAAGATGAAGAATGGATTCTACGTATTGGAGAAAGTGATGGGCCCCGATGAATACCATGGACATGTAAATAATAGTTTTTATACAAATATTCTTGTTAAGAAGAATATGGATCTAGCCATAAGATATTATTATGCCTCACGGAGAAAGAAGAAGTGGTTGCAAGTTGTTAGAGAACTAGGTATAACTCTCAACGAAGTTAATTTATGGAAGGAAATAAGAGACAAGATCTACATACCCTGCAATAAAGATGGTTTTTGTGAGGAATTCGAAGGTTATATGGAGCTCAAAGATTACGTTATTGAAGATGAGTGTTTTGGTGAACAATGCGTTCCAAGAGAGATTCTCAATAGAGTTGAAGAAACAAAGTTAGTTAAGCAAGCCGATGTTGTTGCTGCGATGTTTATCCTCTACGATGAGTTCAAGAAAGATGTTATCAGGAAGAATTTTGAGTACTATGTTAAGAGGACCACACATGCTTCATCGCTTTCACTACCATTTTATGCTGGTTTAGCTGCCCGCCTCGGATTGATAGATCTAGCTTACAAGTACTTTATTAGAGCAGCAGAAACAGACCTAAATGATATCTATGGAAATACTGAACATGGATTCCATGTTGGAGCAGCAGGCGGGGTATGGTACGCATTCCTACATGGATTCCTGGGTATAACATTGAAGAATGGTGAAATAAAAAGTATCGAGCCAAGACTTCCTGATCACTGGAAGAGAGTATCATTGAACATAATTGTTGGTGGCAATAAGAAGAAAGTGGTAGTAGAGAATAAAGAAAATGTAATACATGTATAA
- a CDS encoding universal stress protein: MEHPFSRILVAFDGSVYAKKALNIACALSLALGCRVRVVHVVDTTHVGIMVSGIGIVLEKSLLEKGRSLIIEAKELAKKHGVDVEVSLRRGHPADEIIREAKEWKADLIIMGSRGLGGFEKLLLGSVSDSVARLAPCPVLIVR; the protein is encoded by the coding sequence TTGGAACATCCATTTTCCCGAATACTAGTTGCTTTTGATGGCAGTGTCTACGCTAAGAAAGCCCTCAACATTGCTTGCGCATTATCACTTGCGCTAGGCTGTAGAGTTAGAGTCGTCCACGTTGTCGATACTACTCATGTAGGCATAATGGTGTCAGGCATAGGTATAGTTCTTGAGAAAAGTCTTTTAGAGAAAGGTAGGAGCCTCATTATTGAAGCTAAAGAACTAGCTAAAAAACATGGTGTTGATGTAGAGGTTTCTTTACGGCGCGGACATCCAGCTGACGAAATCATTAGGGAAGCCAAGGAGTGGAAAGCAGACCTCATAATAATGGGTAGTCGTGGTCTCGGAGGATTCGAGAAATTGCTTCTCGGTAGTGTATCTGATTCTGTAGCCAGACTAGCTCCCTGCCCTGTACTAATTGTAAGGTAG
- the pyrB gene encoding aspartate carbamoyltransferase, with the protein MVSLKNQDIVSALQFDRDTVLYLFELAEKLRSEIRDKGILDYARGKIMATVFLEPSTRTKLSFQFAMKRLGGDVIDFDVTTSSLAKGETDVDTLRIIDGYDPDVIVLRQSKPGFPEQIKDIINAPIINAGDGWNEHPTQALLDVYTIWRELGHVDGLTIGIMGDLKYGRTPSSLSYLLSKFNNITIYYIAPKPLQIREEVLKKIEGKIDYYLVDNVEEVIEKLDVLYVTRLQKERLPDKSMYEELKGSYRITANMLMKYRKIPIIMHPLPRTWELDSSVDKLPQAKYFEQARNGLYVRAALIKEVLGV; encoded by the coding sequence ATGGTTAGTCTGAAGAACCAAGACATAGTTTCTGCTCTACAATTCGACAGAGACACTGTTCTCTATCTTTTCGAACTAGCGGAGAAACTACGTTCTGAAATTAGAGATAAAGGTATTCTGGACTATGCTAGAGGAAAAATCATGGCTACAGTATTTCTCGAGCCAAGCACGAGGACAAAGCTAAGTTTCCAGTTTGCCATGAAGAGGCTTGGCGGCGACGTTATTGATTTCGATGTTACTACTTCTAGTTTGGCAAAAGGTGAAACCGATGTAGACACGCTAAGAATAATTGATGGATATGATCCTGACGTTATAGTATTGAGGCAGAGTAAACCTGGGTTCCCAGAGCAGATCAAGGACATTATCAATGCTCCTATAATTAATGCTGGAGATGGATGGAATGAGCATCCCACCCAGGCACTCCTCGACGTCTATACTATTTGGAGAGAACTAGGTCATGTCGACGGGTTGACTATTGGTATCATGGGGGATCTTAAGTATGGTCGTACACCTAGTAGTTTATCGTATCTTCTCTCAAAATTCAATAACATCACTATTTACTACATTGCACCAAAGCCACTGCAAATAAGAGAAGAAGTGCTCAAGAAGATAGAAGGCAAGATCGATTACTATCTGGTGGACAATGTTGAAGAAGTTATCGAGAAACTTGACGTACTCTATGTTACTAGGCTACAGAAGGAACGATTACCCGACAAGAGTATGTACGAAGAACTAAAGGGGAGCTACAGGATAACAGCCAATATGCTTATGAAATATAGGAAGATACCAATAATAATGCATCCTCTACCCCGTACATGGGAACTAGACTCAAGCGTTGATAAATTGCCTCAAGCAAAATACTTTGAACAAGCAAGAAACGGTCTATATGTACGCGCGGCTCTTATAAAGGAGGTTCTTGGCGTATAG
- a CDS encoding (2Fe-2S)-binding protein, with the protein MRIKFRLNGSPVEVDVEPNELLINVLRDKLGITSVKYGCGIGECGACTVIVDGEPVLSCLTLAVEVDGRNVITVEGLQDDPLFNIIKKAFLEEGAIQCGYCTPGFVLMAWSLLRKNPKPTIDHVKEYLRGNICRCTGYVNILRAILKAAEQISSTTKK; encoded by the coding sequence ATGAGGATCAAGTTCAGACTTAATGGGAGCCCTGTGGAAGTTGATGTTGAGCCTAATGAGCTACTGATCAATGTGCTTAGAGATAAACTTGGAATAACGAGTGTTAAGTATGGATGCGGTATAGGTGAGTGTGGAGCATGTACAGTAATAGTTGATGGCGAGCCTGTTCTCTCCTGTTTAACTTTAGCGGTAGAAGTTGATGGAAGAAATGTAATAACCGTTGAGGGACTTCAAGACGACCCATTATTCAATATAATCAAGAAAGCATTTCTCGAGGAAGGCGCTATACAGTGTGGTTATTGTACTCCAGGATTTGTGTTGATGGCTTGGAGTCTCTTGAGAAAGAATCCCAAACCAACTATAGATCATGTAAAAGAGTATCTACGTGGTAATATATGTAGATGTACAGGCTACGTTAATATATTAAGAGCTATACTTAAGGCTGCCGAGCAAATAAGTTCAACAACAAAGAAATAG